In Mytilus galloprovincialis chromosome 1, xbMytGall1.hap1.1, whole genome shotgun sequence, the following are encoded in one genomic region:
- the LOC143063849 gene encoding ceramide kinase-like, with amino-acid sequence MFTSFFNYSIVTVGGDGLYCECMNGLIARVQRDNNVNVNCPNTDIVSASLPMGIIPAGSGNVIVQYLHGTKCASTAVLHILLGGNVESNVCSVHEGGKLLSYSALILGFGLFGNIMHDCEKFRWMGPLRYNVVPVASMLKRREIDVEIEYYSANKGKAIKRIRGFVKQISLPNGFMISSCKSKIHRTKSTPGVLDSSDVQECEKEEGRVYAVDTHAVMIKEKSGRMTPSFGQDTLMVYTTHKCTLSDHVSQLTKVKNEQPDCYDYEFVSKHEVSSYKVRLLNATVSENTKTLQKDFYLNCDGEVIRLSEPEFDVKLHKKAVRIFGNASG; translated from the exons ATGTTTACGTCATTTTTTAATTATAGTATAGTAACAGTAGGTGGCGATGGTTTATACTGTGAGTGTATGAATGGACTAATTGCACGTGTTCAACGAGACAACAATGTCAATGTAAATTGTCCCAATACTGACATTGTGTCAGCATCACTTCCTATGGGCATCATTCCAGCAGGCTCTGGTAATGTGATTGTTCAATATCTTCATGGGACGAAATGTGCAAGCACTGCTGTTCTCCATATCTTACTTGGTGGCAACGTCGAGTCAAACGTGTGTAGTGTTCACGAAGGAGGCAAGCTTTTGTCATATTCGGCACTGATTCTTGGATTTGGATTGTTTGGTAATATCATGCATGACTGTGAGAAGTTTCGGTGGATGGGACCGTTAAGATATAATG TTGTCCCTGTGGCTTCGATGTTAAAGAGAAGAGAAATTGATGTGGAAATAGAATATTATTCAGCTAACAAGGGAAAAGCGATAAAACGAATTAGAggatttgtaaaacaaatatccCTTCCAAATGGCTTCATGATATCTTCATGTAAATCAAAAATACATCGAACTAAATCCACACCAGGTGTACTCGACAGTTCAGATGTCCAAG AATGTGAAAAAGAAGAAGGACGTGTATATGCAGTAGATACACATGCCGTTATGATTAAAGAAAAATCAGGAAGAATGACTCCAAGTTTCGGACAAGATACACTTATGGTGTACACCACACATAAATGTACTTTGTCAGACCATGTGTCACAGCTAACCAAAGTGAAAAACGAGCAACCCGATTGC tatGACTACGAATTTGTAAGCAAACACGAAGTTTCTAGTTATAAAGTACGATTGCTGAATGCTACAGTTTCTGAAAATACGAAAACACTCCAAAAAGATTTCTACCTGAACTGTGATGGTGAAGTTATTCGATTATCAGAGCCTGAGTTTGATGTAAAGCTACACAAGAAAGCAGTGAGGATCTTCGGAAATGCTTCTGGATGA